The following proteins are co-located in the Microvirga ossetica genome:
- a CDS encoding YidB family protein, with product MQFLDEAARGIYGPSASSIDPSSPIAVAVSALLTSRGGKEHGEGLRQLLDRFIHCGHGAIAQSWVGLGENEPVTPNHLEEALGPATIHALARQSGLPSQELLTELSQHLPGIVDKLTPLGQVPDAHKTHQPPEP from the coding sequence GTGCAGTTCCTCGATGAGGCCGCCCGCGGCATTTACGGACCATCGGCGAGCAGCATCGATCCCTCCTCGCCGATCGCGGTCGCTGTCAGTGCTCTCCTGACATCACGAGGCGGCAAGGAGCATGGCGAAGGACTCCGCCAGCTCCTCGATCGCTTTATCCACTGCGGCCACGGCGCGATCGCTCAATCCTGGGTCGGCCTGGGTGAAAACGAGCCGGTCACGCCGAACCATCTCGAGGAGGCCCTCGGTCCGGCAACGATCCATGCCCTTGCGCGCCAGTCCGGCCTTCCAAGCCAGGAACTGCTCACGGAACTCTCCCAGCACCTGCCCGGTATCGTCGATAAGCTGACGCCGTTGGGTCAGGTGCCGGACGCACACAAGACGCATCAACCACCAGAACCATGA
- a CDS encoding ferritin-like domain-containing protein — translation MQTIKDLLIEEMRDTYSSETQILEGLGAMADAATSPNLKQAFQTHRQETANQVERLKQAFEHLGADPDGNTCEATQGLIAEAEEVMEEGLPSELLDVALVMAAQKVEHYEIASYGSLKTIAQDCGESEVAALLGQTLEEEKAADEKLTRLAETEINKTAIAASPSA, via the coding sequence ATGCAAACGATCAAGGACCTGCTCATCGAAGAGATGAGAGACACCTACAGCTCCGAGACCCAGATTCTGGAAGGTCTCGGCGCCATGGCCGATGCCGCCACGTCCCCGAACCTCAAGCAGGCGTTCCAAACCCATCGCCAGGAGACAGCGAATCAGGTCGAGCGCCTCAAGCAGGCTTTCGAGCACCTGGGAGCCGATCCCGATGGCAACACCTGCGAAGCCACGCAAGGCCTGATCGCAGAGGCGGAAGAGGTGATGGAGGAGGGGCTTCCGAGCGAGCTGCTCGACGTGGCGCTCGTCATGGCAGCGCAGAAGGTCGAGCATTACGAGATCGCCAGCTACGGCTCATTGAAGACCATCGCGCAGGATTGCGGAGAGAGCGAGGTGGCGGCGCTGCTTGGACAGACCCTGGAGGAGGAGAAGGCGGCCGACGAGAAGCTGACGCGGCTCGCGGAGACCGAGATCAACAAGACGGCAATCGCCGCCTCCCCATCCGCTTGA
- a CDS encoding YsnF/AvaK domain-containing protein, with protein sequence MSETDKSDTLVIPIVEEEARIAKRQVASGRVIVKTTVDTEERILKEMLSLETVEVERIPVNRVVDTIPQIRTDGDVTIVPVFEERLVVEKQLVLVEEVRIRRTASVENVEVPITLRKERAAVERLDGSGEPIIE encoded by the coding sequence ATGAGTGAGACCGACAAGTCCGACACGCTCGTGATCCCGATCGTCGAGGAGGAAGCCAGGATCGCCAAGCGGCAGGTGGCGAGCGGCAGGGTCATCGTGAAGACCACCGTCGACACCGAGGAGCGCATCCTCAAGGAGATGCTGTCGCTGGAAACGGTCGAGGTCGAACGCATTCCCGTCAACCGCGTCGTCGATACCATTCCGCAGATCCGCACGGACGGTGACGTCACGATCGTTCCCGTGTTCGAGGAGCGCCTCGTCGTCGAGAAGCAACTCGTGCTGGTGGAGGAGGTCCGAATCCGCCGCACCGCATCGGTCGAGAACGTCGAGGTGCCCATAACGCTGCGCAAGGAGCGCGCGGCCGTCGAGCGTCTCGATGGCTCAGGGGAACCGATCATCGAATGA